Proteins from one Paenibacillus amylolyticus genomic window:
- the hisB gene encoding imidazoleglycerol-phosphate dehydratase HisB, which yields MDKQNNGVELENKGAVRQAEVDRKTNETNIQLAFNVDGTGQSTIETDVPFLNHMLDLFTKHGQFDLNVQARGDIDIDDHHTVEDIGICLGQTLREALGDKRGIKRYASVFVPMDEALAQVIIDVSNRPHFEYRAEYPSQQVGSFSTELVHEFLWKLALEARITLHVIVHYGQNTHHMIEAIFKALGRALDEATLIDPRVTGVPSTKGVL from the coding sequence ATGGATAAGCAAAATAATGGTGTGGAACTTGAAAACAAAGGTGCAGTGCGCCAAGCAGAGGTAGATCGCAAAACGAACGAGACCAATATCCAATTGGCCTTTAATGTTGACGGAACAGGACAATCCACGATTGAAACGGATGTGCCCTTCCTGAACCATATGCTCGATCTATTCACGAAGCATGGACAATTCGACCTGAACGTGCAGGCTCGTGGAGATATTGATATTGACGATCACCACACGGTTGAAGACATCGGAATCTGTCTCGGACAGACGCTGCGGGAAGCGTTGGGTGACAAACGCGGGATTAAGCGTTACGCCAGTGTTTTTGTCCCGATGGACGAGGCACTCGCTCAGGTTATTATTGATGTGAGTAACCGGCCTCACTTTGAATACCGTGCAGAATACCCTTCCCAACAGGTAGGCAGTTTCTCCACGGAGCTGGTACATGAATTCCTATGGAAATTGGCGTTGGAAGCTCGGATTACGTTGCATGTCATTGTGCACTATGGTCAGAACACCCACCACATGATTGAAGCGATCTTTAAGGCATTGGGACGTGCACTGGATGAAGCAACGTTGATTGATCCACGTGTAACGGGTGTGCCTTCCACGAAGGGAGTGCTGTAG
- the hisD gene encoding histidinol dehydrogenase, whose translation MKIVPAREFDLKREVEYGTPEQNETVRRIVSDIRREGDAALLRYTEQLDRTKLTAAELRVPQEELQAAHAAVEPSFVTAIRQAAANIRAFHEKQKRNSWMDWQPDGSLLGQVIRPLKRVGVYVPGGKAAYPSSVLMNVIPAQVAGVPEIVLVTPPSTNGGEGINPYILVAAAEAGVSEMYRVGGAQAIAALAYGTESIAPVDKICGPGNIYVALAKREVYGAVDIDSIAGPSEIVVLADDTANPVYVAADLLSQAEHDEMASAILVTNSATLAEAVQGEVQRQLELLPRRDIAAASVEQYGAIIVVDSIDEGIDVVNRLAPEHLEIMVQEPMAYAGRIENAGAIFLGPYSSEPVGDYFAGPNHIIPTNGTARFSSPVDVDDFIKKSSLIYYSKEALLQNGAAIIELARHEGLEGHARAIAVRLEQEGKAESDNG comes from the coding sequence ATGAAAATTGTACCTGCACGGGAGTTTGATCTGAAGCGGGAAGTGGAGTATGGCACGCCGGAGCAAAATGAAACGGTACGGCGCATTGTCAGCGACATACGACGTGAGGGTGATGCGGCACTGCTGCGTTACACGGAGCAGCTGGATCGCACGAAGTTGACGGCAGCGGAGCTACGCGTGCCGCAGGAAGAGCTGCAGGCGGCTCATGCAGCCGTGGAGCCATCCTTTGTGACGGCGATTCGGCAAGCCGCCGCCAACATTCGTGCGTTTCACGAGAAGCAGAAACGCAACTCGTGGATGGATTGGCAGCCGGACGGCAGCCTGCTGGGCCAGGTCATCCGACCGCTAAAGCGGGTCGGGGTCTATGTACCTGGCGGCAAAGCAGCGTATCCATCGTCTGTGCTGATGAATGTGATTCCGGCACAGGTAGCAGGCGTGCCGGAGATCGTTCTCGTGACGCCGCCGTCTACGAACGGCGGCGAAGGCATTAACCCGTACATTCTCGTTGCTGCTGCGGAAGCAGGCGTGAGCGAGATGTACCGGGTTGGCGGCGCTCAAGCTATCGCCGCCCTCGCTTACGGCACGGAGAGCATTGCCCCGGTCGACAAGATCTGTGGACCGGGCAATATTTACGTGGCGCTCGCGAAGCGCGAAGTGTACGGTGCAGTCGATATCGATAGTATCGCCGGGCCGAGTGAGATTGTGGTGCTCGCCGATGATACGGCGAATCCGGTGTATGTCGCCGCCGACCTGTTGTCGCAGGCGGAACATGACGAGATGGCATCGGCCATTCTCGTTACGAATTCGGCCACGCTGGCGGAAGCCGTGCAGGGCGAAGTGCAGCGGCAGCTTGAATTGCTGCCGCGACGTGATATCGCTGCTGCTTCGGTAGAGCAGTATGGCGCAATAATAGTGGTCGATTCCATCGATGAGGGGATTGATGTGGTGAACCGGCTCGCACCGGAGCATCTGGAAATCATGGTGCAGGAGCCAATGGCTTACGCTGGCCGGATCGAGAATGCCGGTGCGATCTTCCTCGGCCCGTACAGCTCGGAGCCGGTAGGGGATTATTTTGCCGGACCCAATCACATTATACCGACCAATGGAACGGCGCGATTCAGTTCGCCAGTGGACGTGGATGATTTTATCAAGAAGTCGAGTCTGATCTACTATAGTAAGGAAGCGCTGCTGCAGAATGGAGCGGCTATCATAGAATTGGCCCGCCATGAGGGGCTTGAAGGGCATGCCCGTGCAATTGCTGTACGGTTAGAACAGGAAGGAAAGGCGGAATCGGACAATGGATAA